The stretch of DNA ccaaatcatgagtaggataattagcctCATGCTTCctcaactgccgcgaagcataggctataaccttcccctgctgcataagcacACAACCCAACCAACCtccagaagcatctgtatacacaacataaggctcgttcTGCTGAGGCAGTGCTAACACCGACGTGGTAGTCAATATCTGCTTGAAGCTTGCAAAACTCGCCTCACACTCCGGTGACCACACGAATGGAACCTCCTTCCCTGtgagcttagtcatcggctatGCCATACTCGCAcatccctacacaaacctcctgtagtaaacCGCTAACCCctgaaaactcctgatctctgtggcactctgcggcctcagccactccctgatggcctgaatcttctcgggatccactgaaactccctctgcagaaacaatgtgacccaagAACCCTATCTCCCggtgccagaaactacacttactcagcttagcaaacaacttctgctcccgcagcttctccaaaaccgctctcagatgtactgcatgctcctcaggactcttggaatataccaggatgtcgtcgatgaaaatgatgacagcaCGTCCAAAAACttctgaaacacgctgttcatcaatctcataaacacaGCTGGCGCGTTCGTCAaaccgaaaggcatcaccacgaactcataatgcccgtatctcgtcctgaaggcactcttcctcacatctgcctcatgtatcagaatctgatgataaccctaTGCCAAGTAAATCTTGtggaaccaagtagcacccttCAACTGATCTAACAAttcatcaatcctcgggagagggtacttattcttcacagtgacccggttcaaaccccgatagtcGATACACAACTGAAAACTCCCGTCCTTCTTTTTAACAAACagcaccggtgctccccactGTGAACAACTAGGATGGATAAaacccttactcaacaaatcgtcaagctgcttcttcagcACTGCCATCTCTGCCGGAGCCATCCTGTAGGGCGCCTTAGACAACGGCGTTGTCCATGGTTCCAACTCTATCGTGaagggatcagaccgagatggtggtaacccttGCAATGattggaacacatcctcaaactccttcACAACCCGAATAGCTCCAACAGAAGACTGCCCCACTGACTCCAGCATCGAAATTGTAACCAAATAGGCCTTACaccccttctcgatcatcttcccagcctgcacaaccgagatcacgagactccctgaagtcggtctcaCTCTCTCAAATACCAACTTCCCTTCTGGACGCTCAAAGACCACCCTGCCAAtgtagcaatccaaatgcaccctatgatgatgcaaccaatccatctcCAAAAttacatcatacagctccacgaGACTGATAATCAAATCTGTCGGCCTCGACTCCCCCGCAATCTGAATATCCATATCACTCACTCGACCAAAGACTCTCAGGAACTTCCCTCCTGCAACCTTGACAACACCCGTTCTCTCATcgggatctcctctgatattAGCGCTCTCCGcgcactccggagtaatgaagcaaTGAGTTGCTCCAGAGTCAAACAGAACGTGGGACATAAACCAGCCCACCGACATCCCTACACAAACCtaatgtgttgagaacctaacattcaatcacaagcaaaacaaacatagatatgAACTATTGAATTGGCCAAGTTCAAATCTCATaagttatacatgtgatcgctcctgcactgGTGCCATCGAGCTCCACAGTCGAGTACACCCGCGACGTCGGCTCGATCCATCCCACCGACTGCACACCCAGCTGCACTCCTAGCTGCCCTCCAGCATTCACCGCTGCTACCGCCATCTGCTGTAACTtaggacaacgaggcttgatatgccccgtctcccTGCAGTGGTAACACACTCGAGTATCTGCCCGCTTCTccgtcactgcccgctgctctaTCACTGCCTGCTGCTCTGTCACTaaccgctgctcacctctctgcgGACAGTCAAAGCAGCCAGCGCCATCGGACCCAGATCTCTGCATAGCATCATACTTCCGCTTCTGCCCTGatgcaggcttgccgcccttgctaggaacagaatgcGGCTGCGAATGCTTCGGCTGCACCGAAGGATTGACCAC from Camelina sativa cultivar DH55 chromosome 9, Cs, whole genome shotgun sequence encodes:
- the LOC104715263 gene encoding uncharacterized protein LOC104715263, with product MVQLQRVGAGSFSGGTDPSVADEWREQMDDLFQSLRCPDQFRVDLAVHNLSGDALQELDAEFSRLVVYAVRALVPESAQVRRFLLALRDDLRTRCRVRTYATRAELVEVAAGIEDDLRSQVVVVNPSVQPKHSQPHSVPSKGGKPASGQKRKYDAMQRSGSDGAGCFDCPQRGEQRLVTEQQAVIEQRAVTEKRADTRVCYHCRETGHIKPRCPKLQQMAVAAVNAGGQLGVQLGMSVGWFMSHVLFDSGATHCFITPECAESANIRGDPDERTGVVKVAGGKFLRVFGRVSDMDIQIAGESRPTDLIISLVELYDVILEMDWLHHHRVHLDCYIGRVVFERPEGKLAGKMIEKGCKAYLVTISMLESVGQSSVGAIRVVKEFEDVFQSLQGLPPSRSDPFTIELEPWTTPLSKAPYRMAPAEMAVLKKQLDDLLSKGKV